A part of Helicoverpa zea isolate HzStark_Cry1AcR chromosome 17, ilHelZeax1.1, whole genome shotgun sequence genomic DNA contains:
- the LOC124638541 gene encoding BTB/POZ domain-containing protein At1g55760-like isoform X1, which translates to MSQFQRSNSPFDVEQAIFIIEKYKNSLRNPPLKPGTAGMEAKELVQKANSLEVKISVTNYNSLYATRTTPEFVINGAAVLQLKLIAALVNNVYNNLIFARFVKRRANDDLTYTIKLTSTELGIAKSFTTDDGTWHLIHENKKQQYTFDVTACMEAAPCASSFASLHDDAELTDFELRGEDGSVHVHRAVLAAASPVLRRMLGGAWRETAQGRVELPGTSRATLQHLKDYVYLHALPEAGLEQLLLLAAYYMMPDLEQRCVDRLARGVSADNACDVIEFAAKNKLPRLLLAVLELVQNGAVSVSAMRDHLAQAKTDS; encoded by the exons ATGTCACAATTCCAACGAAGTAATTCCCCTTTCGACGTGGAGCAGGCGATATTCATTATAGAAAAGTATAAAAACAGTCTGAGGAACCCTCCACTAAAACCTGGCACAGCAGG TATGGAAGCCAAAGAATTAGTTCAAAAGGCCAACTCGTTGGAGGTGAAGATCTCTGTAACGAATTACAACAGCCTGTACGCGACGCGCACCACCCCCGAGTTCGTGATCAACGGCGCGGCCGTGCTGCAGCTCAAGCTCATCGCCGCCCTCGTCAACAACGTCTACAACAACCTCATCTTCGCGCGCTTCGTCAAGCGACGCGCCAATGACGACCTAACGTACACGATCAAGCTCACGAGCACAGAGCTCGGTATTGCCAAGAGCTTCACCACCGACGACGGCACGTGGCATCTCATCCACGAGAACAAGAAGCAACAATACACGTTTGACGTAACGGCTTGTATGGAGGCGGCTCCGTGCGCCAGTTCGTTCGCCAGCCTGCACGACGACGCCGAGCTCACGGACTTCGAGCTGCGCGGCGAGGATGGGTCCGTGCACGTGCACCGCGCCGTGCTGGCCGCCGCCAGCCCCGTGCTGCGCCGCATGCTGGGCGGCGCGTGGCGCGAGACCGCCCAGGGCAGGGTCGAGCTCCCCGGGACCTCGCGCGCCACGCTGCAGCACCTGAAGGACTACGTGTACTTGCACGCGTTGCCTGAAGCAGGGCTGGAGCAGCTGCTGTTACTGGCGGCGTACTACATGATGCCGGACTTGGAGCAGCGCTGCGTGGACAGGCTGGCGCGGGGCGTGAGCGCGGACAACGCGTGCGACGTGATCGAGTTCGCGGCCAAGAACAAGCTGCCGCGCCTGCTGCTGGCCGTGCTCGAGCTGGTGCAGAACGGCGCCGTCAGCGTCTCCGCCATGCGCGACCACCTCGCCCAGGCCAAAACAGATAGTTAA
- the LOC124638541 gene encoding BTB/POZ domain-containing protein At1g55760-like isoform X3 — translation MEAKELVQKANSLEVKISVTNYNSLYATRTTPEFVINGAAVLQLKLIAALVNNVYNNLIFARFVKRRANDDLTYTIKLTSTELGIAKSFTTDDGTWHLIHENKKQQYTFDVTACMEAAPCASSFASLHDDAELTDFELRGEDGSVHVHRAVLAAASPVLRRMLGGAWRETAQGRVELPGTSRATLQHLKDYVYLHALPEAGLEQLLLLAAYYMMPDLEQRCVDRLARGVSADNACDVIEFAAKNKLPRLLLAVLELVQNGAVSVSAMRDHLAQAKTDS, via the coding sequence ATGGAAGCCAAAGAATTAGTTCAAAAGGCCAACTCGTTGGAGGTGAAGATCTCTGTAACGAATTACAACAGCCTGTACGCGACGCGCACCACCCCCGAGTTCGTGATCAACGGCGCGGCCGTGCTGCAGCTCAAGCTCATCGCCGCCCTCGTCAACAACGTCTACAACAACCTCATCTTCGCGCGCTTCGTCAAGCGACGCGCCAATGACGACCTAACGTACACGATCAAGCTCACGAGCACAGAGCTCGGTATTGCCAAGAGCTTCACCACCGACGACGGCACGTGGCATCTCATCCACGAGAACAAGAAGCAACAATACACGTTTGACGTAACGGCTTGTATGGAGGCGGCTCCGTGCGCCAGTTCGTTCGCCAGCCTGCACGACGACGCCGAGCTCACGGACTTCGAGCTGCGCGGCGAGGATGGGTCCGTGCACGTGCACCGCGCCGTGCTGGCCGCCGCCAGCCCCGTGCTGCGCCGCATGCTGGGCGGCGCGTGGCGCGAGACCGCCCAGGGCAGGGTCGAGCTCCCCGGGACCTCGCGCGCCACGCTGCAGCACCTGAAGGACTACGTGTACTTGCACGCGTTGCCTGAAGCAGGGCTGGAGCAGCTGCTGTTACTGGCGGCGTACTACATGATGCCGGACTTGGAGCAGCGCTGCGTGGACAGGCTGGCGCGGGGCGTGAGCGCGGACAACGCGTGCGACGTGATCGAGTTCGCGGCCAAGAACAAGCTGCCGCGCCTGCTGCTGGCCGTGCTCGAGCTGGTGCAGAACGGCGCCGTCAGCGTCTCCGCCATGCGCGACCACCTCGCCCAGGCCAAAACAGATAGTTAA
- the LOC124638541 gene encoding BTB/POZ domain-containing protein At1g55760-like isoform X2, with amino-acid sequence MTNMEAKELVQKANSLEVKISVTNYNSLYATRTTPEFVINGAAVLQLKLIAALVNNVYNNLIFARFVKRRANDDLTYTIKLTSTELGIAKSFTTDDGTWHLIHENKKQQYTFDVTACMEAAPCASSFASLHDDAELTDFELRGEDGSVHVHRAVLAAASPVLRRMLGGAWRETAQGRVELPGTSRATLQHLKDYVYLHALPEAGLEQLLLLAAYYMMPDLEQRCVDRLARGVSADNACDVIEFAAKNKLPRLLLAVLELVQNGAVSVSAMRDHLAQAKTDS; translated from the coding sequence TATGGAAGCCAAAGAATTAGTTCAAAAGGCCAACTCGTTGGAGGTGAAGATCTCTGTAACGAATTACAACAGCCTGTACGCGACGCGCACCACCCCCGAGTTCGTGATCAACGGCGCGGCCGTGCTGCAGCTCAAGCTCATCGCCGCCCTCGTCAACAACGTCTACAACAACCTCATCTTCGCGCGCTTCGTCAAGCGACGCGCCAATGACGACCTAACGTACACGATCAAGCTCACGAGCACAGAGCTCGGTATTGCCAAGAGCTTCACCACCGACGACGGCACGTGGCATCTCATCCACGAGAACAAGAAGCAACAATACACGTTTGACGTAACGGCTTGTATGGAGGCGGCTCCGTGCGCCAGTTCGTTCGCCAGCCTGCACGACGACGCCGAGCTCACGGACTTCGAGCTGCGCGGCGAGGATGGGTCCGTGCACGTGCACCGCGCCGTGCTGGCCGCCGCCAGCCCCGTGCTGCGCCGCATGCTGGGCGGCGCGTGGCGCGAGACCGCCCAGGGCAGGGTCGAGCTCCCCGGGACCTCGCGCGCCACGCTGCAGCACCTGAAGGACTACGTGTACTTGCACGCGTTGCCTGAAGCAGGGCTGGAGCAGCTGCTGTTACTGGCGGCGTACTACATGATGCCGGACTTGGAGCAGCGCTGCGTGGACAGGCTGGCGCGGGGCGTGAGCGCGGACAACGCGTGCGACGTGATCGAGTTCGCGGCCAAGAACAAGCTGCCGCGCCTGCTGCTGGCCGTGCTCGAGCTGGTGCAGAACGGCGCCGTCAGCGTCTCCGCCATGCGCGACCACCTCGCCCAGGCCAAAACAGATAGTTAA